The following proteins come from a genomic window of Sardina pilchardus chromosome 13, fSarPil1.1, whole genome shotgun sequence:
- the LOC134099933 gene encoding uncharacterized protein LOC134099933 isoform X1, translating to MPKYCSAPNCKNDSGNTTTEKKSFYKFPIHDPTRLQSWLKNMDREDWTPSRHQYLCHEHFLPSCFTIRWGIRYLDNNAVPTIFDWSDNKGVSGIGKQKRKGVDHFERRAKRTRSSGEKPSPLATPSDPEPQPPVACSGQDTPVSTVQLYTISVASTQPGEAVLLDPSNIRGALGSLQMPGHLPVLEAAPALSGDFPVALRPTLRGPGTAATGEPSEVVVVVETPPPAPVEDVKADGIVVDVLAEGQRTAAAVVVPDSVCSSSQASPGPSTLTIDNVSTVELEELADVVQQEEEEEEAEEEEEVPGVQLIAYFETIPNVLPSGPTALVNISPDTVLSSSLGSRPIVSTVPIVSKHMPPAPDSLVLTLERLEDDKEDVDRLSENGVELHGKRLEEHRYHKNSLSKEQLEAIVVELQKKVKVLQQRHRRHLDKLLGLETTVGQLRQTNLVNEERLQLLERAYLQTTAAVTEAGETVAIIYGDDNTTYLYAQQKEDEDEEVGQLL from the exons ATGCCGAAGTATTGTTCTGCACCAAACTGCAAGAATGACTCTGGAAACACAACTACAGAGAAGAAAAGCTTCTACAA ATTCCCTATACATGACCCGACAAGGCTGCAAAGTTGGTTGAAAAACATGGATCGTGAAGACTGGACCCCGTCGCGGCACCAGTACCTCTGTCACGAGCACTTTCTGCCGTCTTGTTTCACCATCCGCTGGGGGATCCGCTACCTGGACAATAACGCTGTTCCGACCATTTTCGATTGGTCTGACAACAAAGGAGTAAGTGGCATAGGAAAACAA AAACGCAAAGGAGTGGACCACTTTGAGAGACGAGCCAAGCGCACGCGTAGCAGTGGTGAGAAGCCATCGCCACTGGCCACTCCGTCAGATCCCGAGCCCCAACCTCCTGTGGCCTGCTCAGGCCAGGACACCCCCGTGAGCACCGTGCAGCTTTACACCATCTCCGTCGCCAGCACCCAGCCTGGGGAGGCTGTCCTGCTGGACCCCAGCAACATCAGGGGCGCCCTGGGGTCCCTCCAGATGCCGGGGCACCTGCCTGTGCTGGAGGCGGCCCCAGCACTGAGCGGGGACTTCCCTGTTGCACTGAGGCCGACGCTGAGGGGTCCAGGCACAGCTGCCACGGGTGAGCCCAGCGAGGTGGTGGTCGTCGTGGAGACTCCTCCTCCGGCCCCTGTGGAGGACGTGAAGGCTGATGGGATTGTAGTGGATGTGCTAGCTGAAGGTcagagaacagcagcagcagtagtagtgccagacAGCGTGTGTAGCAGCAGCCAGGCTTCTCCGGGACCTTCCACTCTAACAATCGACAATGTGTCCACTGTGGAATTGGAAGAGTTGGCCGATGTGGTCcagcaagaggaggaagaagaggaggcggaggaggaggaggaggtgcccGGTGTACAGCTCATTGCATACTTCGAAACAATCCCTAACGTACTGCCCAGTGGCCCTACCGCTCTAGTCAACATCTCACCTGACACCGTGCTCTCGTCCTCCCTTGGATCAAGACCCATAGTGTCCACCGTCCCCATCGTGTCCAAGCACATGCCCCCTGCGCCGGACTCCCTGGTCCTAACGCTGGAGCGTCTGGAGGACGATAAGGAGGACGTGGACAGGCTCTCTGAGAACGGGGTGGAGCTACATGGAAAACGACTGGAAGAACATCG TTACCACAAGAACAGCCTGAGCAAGGAGCAGCTGGAGGCCATCGTGGTGGAGCTGCAGAAGAAGGTGAAGGTGCTGCAGCAGAGGCACCGCCGGCACCTGGACAAGCTGCTGGGTCTGGAGACCACGGTGGGCCAGCTGCGGCAGACCAACCTGGTGAACGAGGAgaggctgcagctgctggagagG GCTTACCTACAGACCACTGCAGCCGTCACCGAAGCAGGCGAGACCGTAGCCATCATCTACGGCGATGACAACACAACCTACCTTTATGCCCAGCAGAAGGAAGACGAGGACGAGGAAGTGGGCCAactcttataa
- the LOC134099933 gene encoding THAP domain-containing protein 5-like isoform X2: MPKYCSAPNCKNDSGNTTTEKKSFYKFPIHDPTRLQSWLKNMDREDWTPSRHQYLCHEHFLPSCFTIRWGIRYLDNNAVPTIFDWSDNKGKRKGVDHFERRAKRTRSSGEKPSPLATPSDPEPQPPVACSGQDTPVSTVQLYTISVASTQPGEAVLLDPSNIRGALGSLQMPGHLPVLEAAPALSGDFPVALRPTLRGPGTAATGEPSEVVVVVETPPPAPVEDVKADGIVVDVLAEGQRTAAAVVVPDSVCSSSQASPGPSTLTIDNVSTVELEELADVVQQEEEEEEAEEEEEVPGVQLIAYFETIPNVLPSGPTALVNISPDTVLSSSLGSRPIVSTVPIVSKHMPPAPDSLVLTLERLEDDKEDVDRLSENGVELHGKRLEEHRYHKNSLSKEQLEAIVVELQKKVKVLQQRHRRHLDKLLGLETTVGQLRQTNLVNEERLQLLERAYLQTTAAVTEAGETVAIIYGDDNTTYLYAQQKEDEDEEVGQLL, encoded by the exons ATGCCGAAGTATTGTTCTGCACCAAACTGCAAGAATGACTCTGGAAACACAACTACAGAGAAGAAAAGCTTCTACAA ATTCCCTATACATGACCCGACAAGGCTGCAAAGTTGGTTGAAAAACATGGATCGTGAAGACTGGACCCCGTCGCGGCACCAGTACCTCTGTCACGAGCACTTTCTGCCGTCTTGTTTCACCATCCGCTGGGGGATCCGCTACCTGGACAATAACGCTGTTCCGACCATTTTCGATTGGTCTGACAACAAAGGA AAACGCAAAGGAGTGGACCACTTTGAGAGACGAGCCAAGCGCACGCGTAGCAGTGGTGAGAAGCCATCGCCACTGGCCACTCCGTCAGATCCCGAGCCCCAACCTCCTGTGGCCTGCTCAGGCCAGGACACCCCCGTGAGCACCGTGCAGCTTTACACCATCTCCGTCGCCAGCACCCAGCCTGGGGAGGCTGTCCTGCTGGACCCCAGCAACATCAGGGGCGCCCTGGGGTCCCTCCAGATGCCGGGGCACCTGCCTGTGCTGGAGGCGGCCCCAGCACTGAGCGGGGACTTCCCTGTTGCACTGAGGCCGACGCTGAGGGGTCCAGGCACAGCTGCCACGGGTGAGCCCAGCGAGGTGGTGGTCGTCGTGGAGACTCCTCCTCCGGCCCCTGTGGAGGACGTGAAGGCTGATGGGATTGTAGTGGATGTGCTAGCTGAAGGTcagagaacagcagcagcagtagtagtgccagacAGCGTGTGTAGCAGCAGCCAGGCTTCTCCGGGACCTTCCACTCTAACAATCGACAATGTGTCCACTGTGGAATTGGAAGAGTTGGCCGATGTGGTCcagcaagaggaggaagaagaggaggcggaggaggaggaggaggtgcccGGTGTACAGCTCATTGCATACTTCGAAACAATCCCTAACGTACTGCCCAGTGGCCCTACCGCTCTAGTCAACATCTCACCTGACACCGTGCTCTCGTCCTCCCTTGGATCAAGACCCATAGTGTCCACCGTCCCCATCGTGTCCAAGCACATGCCCCCTGCGCCGGACTCCCTGGTCCTAACGCTGGAGCGTCTGGAGGACGATAAGGAGGACGTGGACAGGCTCTCTGAGAACGGGGTGGAGCTACATGGAAAACGACTGGAAGAACATCG TTACCACAAGAACAGCCTGAGCAAGGAGCAGCTGGAGGCCATCGTGGTGGAGCTGCAGAAGAAGGTGAAGGTGCTGCAGCAGAGGCACCGCCGGCACCTGGACAAGCTGCTGGGTCTGGAGACCACGGTGGGCCAGCTGCGGCAGACCAACCTGGTGAACGAGGAgaggctgcagctgctggagagG GCTTACCTACAGACCACTGCAGCCGTCACCGAAGCAGGCGAGACCGTAGCCATCATCTACGGCGATGACAACACAACCTACCTTTATGCCCAGCAGAAGGAAGACGAGGACGAGGAAGTGGGCCAactcttataa